Proteins from a genomic interval of Paenibacillus lentus:
- a CDS encoding alpha/beta hydrolase family protein: protein MSYSSYGRIRAFFLLLVLVILTTATLSGCQVNDPPDSKIDSDIEIVSKELIEVPGQNPNIDIYKLFYKSDDIKVLAYLTVPKAPGKYPLVVHLHGGYALERKELSHNNDFGFTFGFKYMSDEVVYLYPLYRGYLESDGHVQGIAENTRDADNAIKVAISTGRVKPDSVYLLGASMGGGVALRLASERQDVKAVVGLSPFVGWDVNLRWLDEHPDVTSPEIVEENRKLAEYVRFGLINVNPESKGDYSILDRIPDIQAPVLLLQGTADESLIWQTVQDFADDMEEAGKTVKLVLYPDGNHGLDDMYEDQRNQEVMQWLHTYGLPKSFVLQ, encoded by the coding sequence TTGTCATATTCTAGTTACGGTAGGATCAGAGCATTTTTTTTGCTTCTCGTTTTAGTTATATTGACTACGGCCACGTTATCAGGTTGTCAAGTAAATGATCCACCGGATAGTAAAATAGATAGTGATATAGAGATCGTCTCTAAAGAATTAATAGAAGTGCCTGGTCAAAATCCGAATATTGATATATACAAATTATTTTATAAAAGTGATGATATCAAAGTCTTAGCTTATCTGACGGTTCCCAAGGCTCCCGGAAAATATCCGCTGGTTGTTCATCTTCACGGGGGATACGCTCTTGAACGCAAGGAACTTTCTCATAACAACGATTTTGGTTTTACGTTCGGTTTTAAATATATGAGTGACGAAGTGGTTTACTTGTACCCGCTCTATCGGGGATATTTGGAGAGCGATGGCCACGTGCAAGGCATTGCGGAGAATACACGGGATGCAGATAATGCAATTAAAGTGGCGATCTCCACCGGAAGGGTTAAACCGGATTCGGTATACCTGCTTGGTGCATCAATGGGTGGCGGCGTAGCTTTAAGATTAGCTTCTGAGCGGCAGGACGTAAAAGCAGTTGTCGGTCTGAGTCCTTTTGTGGGCTGGGATGTAAATTTACGCTGGCTCGACGAACATCCCGACGTAACTTCCCCTGAGATCGTAGAGGAAAACAGAAAACTGGCGGAATATGTAAGATTCGGTTTGATTAATGTTAATCCTGAATCAAAAGGAGATTATTCGATACTGGATCGAATTCCCGATATTCAGGCTCCGGTACTTCTGTTGCAAGGGACTGCCGATGAAAGTCTCATTTGGCAAACGGTGCAAGATTTTGCAGATGATATGGAAGAGGCAGGTAAAACCGTGAAGCTTGTTTTGTACCCAGATGGTAATCATGGCTTAGATGATATGTATGAAGACCAGAGGAACCAAGAAGTGATGCAATGGCTTCATACATATGGCTTACCCAAATCATTTGTCTTGCAGTAG